A genomic region of Desulfosarcina ovata subsp. ovata contains the following coding sequences:
- a CDS encoding histidine kinase dimerization/phosphoacceptor domain -containing protein — translation MNDDHDPLSNKPLNRYPIQWILIAVFVLLVLFTTAVTGYVSFINGQRAVNEVSRHLRNEITSRIQDHLAAFLANAHRINQLNASMIRQLKFYDVTALEHNFWNQIKIYSSVTSIYFGNTAGGMVNAGRENPAGDLYVISTDGFKKGPFRKFAIDNLGNPTRELLAIPDFDARTRPWYTGAVKKGEAAWSDICVLFTGQGMVTTASYPVYDQQQQLLGVVAVDLFLSHINDFLGRLGIGKTGQAFIMERSGLVVAESIPQKSFDSTDTKIALKRHHALDSQNPIVRYAAKALSVRFGEHFSITDTQHLNFLIQGKRHCLQVSPIKDKYDLDWLVVVVIPEADFMDQIHYSNRITLLLIVLSMMIAMGAGLIAAYWISHPMSQLNATAQALSRGEWHTQISDNSHLLEISELTKSFYNMTTQLQQSVIRLETEIVEHNNAEKALRSSEERLELVLKGANLGLWDWNIKTGKVIFNERWAEMIGYSLDEIEPNVSCWEKLMHPDDVDSVMDRLNDHLEGRTSHYQTEHRLRTKSGEWKWIFDSGKVFTRDEKGAPVRALGMHQDITDRKHTEQRLHRALKEKEILLQEIHHRVKNNLAIISSMLNLQAKQCTDPKVRTPLIESQTRVMAMASIHETLYQTKDFSVIEFENYIRKIVLNLMSLYATDADHISIRYSIKEIHLDIDQAICCGLIVNELVTNALKYAFPDRRKGTIFLSSELMAEDEIVVSVWDDGVGIPQGLEWKTPRTLGLRLILLMVEQLKGKWEIISEQGLKTVIRWKQK, via the coding sequence ATGAATGATGACCATGACCCATTGTCAAATAAGCCATTGAATCGCTATCCCATTCAATGGATACTGATTGCGGTATTTGTTCTGCTGGTCCTTTTTACTACTGCTGTCACCGGATATGTCTCATTTATAAATGGACAACGTGCAGTCAACGAAGTCTCTCGGCATTTGCGCAACGAAATTACCTCCCGCATTCAGGATCACTTGGCTGCTTTTTTAGCGAATGCCCATCGTATCAATCAGTTGAATGCCAGCATGATTCGCCAACTTAAGTTTTACGATGTCACGGCATTGGAACATAACTTCTGGAATCAGATTAAAATATACAGCTCGGTGACAAGCATCTATTTTGGCAACACCGCAGGTGGGATGGTCAATGCCGGTCGTGAAAATCCTGCAGGCGATCTATATGTAATTTCAACAGATGGCTTCAAGAAAGGCCCCTTCAGAAAGTTTGCCATTGATAATTTAGGCAACCCCACCCGGGAATTACTGGCGATCCCAGACTTCGATGCGCGGACGCGCCCCTGGTATACGGGTGCGGTTAAAAAAGGGGAGGCTGCTTGGAGTGATATTTGCGTTCTCTTCACCGGGCAGGGCATGGTCACAACGGCAAGCTATCCTGTTTATGACCAACAGCAGCAACTGTTGGGTGTCGTTGCGGTGGATCTCTTCTTGTCCCACATCAACGACTTTTTGGGACGTCTCGGCATCGGTAAAACGGGGCAGGCATTTATCATGGAACGTTCCGGGCTGGTGGTCGCAGAATCCATACCACAAAAATCGTTCGACAGCACGGACACAAAAATAGCACTCAAACGGCACCATGCTCTTGACAGCCAAAACCCAATTGTTCGTTATGCCGCAAAGGCATTATCCGTACGGTTCGGAGAACATTTTTCGATTACGGATACCCAGCATCTGAATTTTTTAATTCAAGGCAAGCGTCATTGCCTACAAGTCTCCCCGATAAAAGACAAATACGATCTCGATTGGCTTGTCGTCGTCGTGATTCCCGAAGCGGATTTCATGGACCAAATTCATTACAGCAACCGAATTACCCTACTCCTTATCGTCTTGTCCATGATGATCGCTATGGGTGCCGGTCTCATTGCCGCGTATTGGATCAGCCATCCGATGTCACAACTGAACGCGACGGCCCAGGCGCTCTCGAGGGGCGAGTGGCATACACAGATTTCCGATAACAGCCATTTGCTGGAAATCAGTGAATTGACGAAATCATTCTACAATATGACGACCCAGTTGCAACAGTCTGTAATACGCCTGGAAACTGAAATCGTGGAGCATAACAACGCGGAAAAAGCACTTCGCAGCAGTGAAGAACGGCTGGAGCTGGTCTTGAAAGGAGCCAACCTTGGGCTATGGGACTGGAATATCAAAACGGGCAAAGTCATATTCAACGAACGCTGGGCGGAAATGATCGGTTACAGCTTGGATGAAATCGAACCCAATGTGAGCTGTTGGGAGAAATTAATGCATCCCGACGATGTCGACTCCGTTATGGACAGATTGAATGACCATCTGGAGGGACGCACCTCCCATTACCAGACAGAACACCGTCTGCGTACCAAATCCGGTGAGTGGAAATGGATATTTGATTCAGGGAAAGTATTTACCCGGGACGAAAAGGGCGCGCCGGTTCGTGCATTAGGGATGCACCAGGATATTACGGATCGTAAACATACCGAACAGCGCCTTCACAGAGCTCTCAAAGAAAAAGAAATTTTACTTCAGGAAATCCACCATCGCGTAAAGAACAATCTGGCGATCATATCAAGCATGCTGAATCTTCAGGCCAAACAATGCACCGATCCAAAAGTCAGGACTCCGCTGATTGAAAGCCAGACAAGGGTTATGGCCATGGCCTCGATTCATGAAACCCTTTATCAGACAAAAGACTTTTCGGTCATTGAATTTGAAAATTATATTCGAAAGATTGTATTAAATCTAATGTCGCTGTACGCAACCGATGCCGATCATATTTCCATCCGATATAGTATAAAAGAGATTCATCTGGATATCGACCAGGCTATTTGTTGTGGATTGATTGTCAATGAATTGGTCACCAATGCATTGAAATACGCTTTCCCTGACCGGAGGAAGGGAACGATTTTCCTGTCTTCCGAGTTGATGGCGGAAGACGAAATCGTAGTCAGCGTATGGGATGACGGTGTCGGTATCCCCCAGGGACTGGAGTGGAAAACGCCCCGCACATTGGGTCTGCGTCTGATCTTACTTATGGTTGAGCAATTGAAAGGAAAATGGGAGATCATATCTGAGCAGGGATTGAAAACAGTTATCCGGTGGAAACAAAAGTAA
- a CDS encoding putative bifunctional diguanylate cyclase/phosphodiesterase: MISNNKPTYRLLVIDDNPSIHEDFRKILEKPLKSKSDLGELESALFGTEINTPAITQFEIDYASQGKEGVELVERALSEDRPYALAFVDGRMPPGWDGIETISHLWEKCPDLQVVLCTAYADYSWQEIQRELGESDSLLILKKPFDNVEVLQLAHALTRKWELNREIQGRLNQLAFFDNLTGLPNRVLFLDRLDQVLENARRYDHKSALLFIDMDNFKRINDTLGHGIGDDLLRTTAQRLTRCLRASDTVARTMENGIAARLGGDEFTVIMPVLENNEDATLVAQRIEEQLAIPMDLSGHRVTVTPSIGIAIFPKDGENAEALLKNADLAMYFAKRIGRNTFKFYHESMNASLLKRLTIENHLRQAIEKGEFTLHYQPQVELVSGQLSGMEALLRWHNSELGNVPPLEFISVAEENGLILPIGEWVLREACQQATIWIKQGLPLQRMAVNLSVKQLSQPDFIETVQHILIETGLEGHRLELEVTESLLESDPSRFIETLTALKDMNIRIAVDDFGNGYSNMSRMKEMPFDCLKIDRSFINNIGSGSMGRSIVSTIIAMAKTMEKRVIAEGVETTSQVDFLRIQQCHEGQGYLFSHPLSSKHAEDFLRQRQSLSNQRNGTDDVKPFS; the protein is encoded by the coding sequence ATGATATCCAACAACAAACCAACCTACCGTCTTCTGGTAATTGACGATAACCCATCGATCCATGAGGATTTTCGCAAAATATTGGAAAAACCCTTGAAATCGAAAAGCGATCTGGGGGAGCTGGAATCTGCGCTTTTCGGAACCGAAATCAATACGCCGGCGATCACCCAATTTGAGATCGATTACGCGTCCCAGGGAAAGGAAGGCGTGGAATTGGTCGAGCGGGCGCTTTCGGAAGATCGCCCGTATGCGCTGGCATTCGTGGACGGCCGTATGCCCCCGGGCTGGGACGGCATCGAAACCATCAGCCATCTCTGGGAAAAATGCCCGGACCTTCAAGTCGTTCTGTGCACGGCCTATGCGGATTACTCCTGGCAGGAAATACAGCGCGAGCTGGGTGAAAGCGACAGCCTGCTGATTCTTAAAAAACCGTTCGACAACGTGGAGGTGCTTCAACTGGCCCACGCACTGACCCGCAAATGGGAGTTGAACCGTGAAATCCAGGGCCGTCTCAATCAACTGGCTTTTTTCGACAACCTGACCGGTCTGCCCAATCGGGTGCTGTTTCTCGACAGACTGGATCAGGTGCTTGAAAATGCCCGCCGCTATGACCACAAAAGCGCTCTGTTGTTCATTGACATGGACAATTTCAAACGGATCAACGACACCCTGGGGCACGGCATTGGCGACGATTTGCTGCGCACCACGGCCCAACGCCTGACCCGGTGTCTTCGGGCTTCGGATACGGTGGCGCGCACCATGGAAAATGGTATCGCCGCCCGTCTGGGGGGGGACGAATTTACGGTGATTATGCCGGTTCTGGAAAATAATGAGGATGCAACGTTGGTGGCCCAGCGGATCGAGGAGCAGCTCGCTATCCCCATGGATCTGAGCGGCCACCGGGTCACCGTCACGCCCAGCATCGGGATCGCGATCTTTCCCAAGGATGGCGAAAATGCCGAGGCACTGCTGAAAAACGCCGACCTGGCCATGTATTTTGCCAAACGAATAGGCCGGAACACATTCAAATTCTATCATGAATCCATGAATGCGTCGTTATTGAAGCGTCTGACGATCGAGAATCATCTTCGGCAGGCTATTGAAAAAGGTGAATTTACACTGCATTACCAACCTCAGGTAGAATTGGTTTCCGGACAACTGAGCGGCATGGAGGCGTTGCTTCGCTGGCATAACTCGGAACTGGGCAATGTCCCTCCCCTGGAATTCATTTCGGTTGCCGAGGAAAACGGGCTTATTCTACCTATTGGGGAATGGGTGTTGAGGGAAGCCTGCCAACAGGCAACCATTTGGATCAAGCAAGGATTGCCGCTGCAGCGCATGGCTGTCAATCTTTCGGTAAAGCAGCTTTCACAGCCCGACTTCATCGAAACGGTACAACACATTCTCATCGAAACCGGTTTGGAGGGGCATCGGCTCGAACTGGAAGTCACCGAAAGTCTTCTTGAAAGCGATCCATCCCGTTTCATCGAAACCCTTACCGCGCTTAAGGACATGAATATCCGGATTGCAGTGGATGATTTTGGCAACGGGTATTCAAACATGAGCAGAATGAAGGAAATGCCCTTTGACTGCCTTAAGATCGACCGCTCGTTTATAAACAATATCGGTAGCGGCAGCATGGGCCGATCGATTGTCAGCACGATCATCGCCATGGCGAAAACCATGGAAAAGAGGGTGATCGCCGAAGGCGTGGAAACGACCTCCCAAGTCGATTTTCTGAGGATTCAGCAATGCCATGAAGGTCAGGGTTACCTTTTCAGCCATCCGTTGTCTTCCAAGCATGCCGAGGATTTTTTACGGCAGCGCCAATCATTGTCGAATCAGAGAAATGGCACCGATGATGTAAAACCCTTTTCGTGA
- a CDS encoding HAMP domain-containing protein — translation MGKSGETYLVGQDQLMRSDSYLDPENHSVAASFRHPDKGKVDTEASRAALEGRTEERIIIDYNGNPVLSAYTPLEFEGLNWALLAEIDEAEAFAAVKALQWVALIVGAIGIAAIVGVALFVTRAIVGPVQGVVANLTDLAEGEGDLTTRLPVATKDEIGDLAQRFNEFMGKLHAMIKDVTTGVQTLSSSSPLWKNNPFPPRRSPKT, via the coding sequence ATGGGCAAAAGCGGCGAGACCTATCTGGTGGGCCAGGATCAGCTGATGCGATCGGATTCCTATCTCGATCCGGAAAACCATTCGGTGGCTGCATCATTTCGCCATCCGGACAAAGGGAAGGTGGACACCGAAGCCTCCCGGGCTGCTTTGGAAGGCAGGACCGAAGAGCGGATCATCATCGACTATAACGGCAACCCGGTTCTTTCCGCTTATACGCCACTGGAATTCGAAGGCCTGAACTGGGCATTGCTGGCCGAAATCGACGAGGCCGAGGCGTTTGCCGCGGTCAAGGCCCTTCAATGGGTGGCCCTCATCGTCGGCGCTATCGGCATTGCAGCCATCGTTGGCGTCGCCTTGTTCGTGACTCGGGCCATCGTAGGGCCGGTGCAGGGGGTGGTTGCCAACCTCACTGATCTAGCCGAGGGCGAGGGGGATCTGACTACCCGTTTGCCAGTTGCCACAAAGGATGAAATTGGTGACTTGGCCCAACGCTTCAATGAATTTATGGGCAAACTGCACGCCATGATCAAGGATGTCACCACTGGCGTACAGACGTTGTCCTCCTCTTCACCGCTGTGGAAGAACAATCCATTTCCACCAAGGAGATCGCCGAAAACATAG